A genomic segment from Campylobacter sp. MIT 12-8780 encodes:
- a CDS encoding HP0495 family protein encodes MVNLNACDQKPEIDYPTFWEYKIIFEKGVNANAICQELLGQREFSCKFSHASKNDTYHSFLLRVFVDSEKDRLDLFAALKARAKFVL; translated from the coding sequence GTGGTGAATTTAAACGCATGTGATCAAAAGCCAGAGATTGATTATCCTACTTTTTGGGAGTATAAAATCATCTTTGAAAAAGGCGTAAATGCAAATGCAATTTGTCAAGAGCTTTTAGGGCAAAGAGAGTTTAGCTGCAAATTTTCACACGCAAGCAAAAATGATACATATCACAGCTTTTTACTCAGAGTTTTTGTTGATAGCGAAAAAGACAGGCTTGATCTTTTTGCAGCTTTAAAGGCAAGGGCTAAATTTGTGCTATAA